A single region of the Syntrophotaleaceae bacterium genome encodes:
- a CDS encoding Cache 3/Cache 2 fusion domain-containing protein, with protein sequence MNIQTKIVSMVLVLVLLTALSIVAIAFRQKNVLTENVRAELDQLIQSETGKVAQDVYLMCRIMQESLEQRLGHGLIVAETALKRMGNISFGRDTVTWQAINQYTGKPSKVILPKMLIGGRWVGQTTRFEEAVPVVDEVTAMLGTACTLFQRVNETGDMIRVATSVPDSDGKRAIGTYIPRFNPDGSSNPVIEKLLQGETYTGRGYVVNAWYLTGYVPLWDPSRKKVVGALFVGQKQESVTSLRRGIMDIRIGKLGYVAVFGGKGDQQGRYIISQKGSRDNENVLASSMPVDMVDGIGQAIEKALTLEVPRDGGTIPVFFHRYPWQNPAEGDRRFKLAAVTYFEPWDWVIMATAYEDDYLEARERMTGAFSQMINWANLVTMAIIAFALALSFYIARGISRPLQKAIQVFDKIGQGELDVQMNLNARDEIGQLSQAFDVMVGNLKQVTASREELDREIVRRSFVERELRRASARRKELEMIINHSPTVVFLWQATTGWPVEYVSENIRQLGFMAEEFHSKKRLFNSIIHTDDVGWVTAEITRYQEEEKTVDLIQEYRIVNGEGEVCWVETRSWPRFSETGRITHFQSVLLDITVRRKAEEAVHKLAYYDGLTGLPNRMLLLDRLEQALVQAKRDKRQLALLFLDLDGFKEVNDLRGHAFGDLLLKQVGQRLDDSIRKSDTIARFGGDEFVLLLPGVRETGEVKFVAQKILETLNQPFSLEGEQVKVTTSIGIAIYPIDGGDAGTLLKRADIAMYTAKNRGRRGFCFFNEDIDREWDEAGAVRSEE encoded by the coding sequence ATGAATATCCAGACGAAGATAGTCAGCATGGTCCTGGTGTTGGTTCTTTTGACAGCCTTGTCAATTGTCGCTATCGCCTTCCGTCAAAAAAATGTCCTTACAGAGAATGTAAGAGCTGAGCTTGACCAGCTGATTCAGAGCGAAACGGGGAAAGTGGCCCAGGATGTCTATCTCATGTGCCGCATCATGCAGGAATCCCTCGAGCAGCGCCTTGGGCACGGGCTGATCGTAGCCGAAACAGCTCTGAAGCGGATGGGAAACATCTCTTTTGGCAGAGATACGGTGACATGGCAAGCAATCAACCAGTATACGGGGAAACCTTCGAAAGTCATTCTGCCTAAAATGCTTATCGGGGGCCGCTGGGTTGGACAGACCACCCGTTTTGAGGAGGCGGTGCCGGTTGTGGATGAAGTTACAGCCATGCTGGGGACGGCCTGTACTCTGTTTCAGCGTGTCAATGAAACCGGAGACATGATACGGGTGGCAACCAGTGTTCCCGATTCCGATGGCAAAAGGGCCATCGGTACCTACATTCCCCGATTCAATCCGGACGGTTCTTCCAACCCGGTCATCGAAAAACTTTTGCAGGGAGAGACCTATACGGGCAGGGGCTATGTGGTCAATGCCTGGTACCTTACCGGATATGTGCCTTTGTGGGATCCTTCCCGGAAAAAGGTGGTTGGCGCCCTGTTTGTGGGGCAGAAGCAGGAGAGTGTCACCAGCCTGCGGCGGGGCATCATGGATATCCGGATCGGTAAATTGGGTTATGTAGCCGTTTTCGGCGGAAAAGGGGACCAGCAAGGGCGCTACATCATTTCTCAAAAAGGGTCGCGGGACAATGAGAATGTTCTGGCCTCCTCCATGCCTGTCGACATGGTCGATGGGATTGGACAAGCCATCGAAAAAGCCCTGACCCTTGAGGTGCCCCGGGACGGCGGGACCATCCCGGTATTTTTTCACAGGTACCCATGGCAAAATCCTGCAGAAGGTGACAGACGGTTCAAACTGGCGGCGGTGACCTATTTCGAGCCCTGGGACTGGGTCATCATGGCCACGGCCTACGAAGATGATTACCTCGAAGCCCGGGAGCGGATGACGGGAGCCTTCTCCCAGATGATCAACTGGGCCAACCTGGTCACAATGGCCATTATCGCGTTTGCACTGGCCCTGAGTTTCTACATCGCCCGCGGCATCAGCAGGCCCCTCCAGAAAGCCATTCAGGTTTTTGACAAAATCGGCCAGGGGGAGCTCGACGTCCAGATGAATTTGAACGCCAGGGATGAAATAGGCCAGCTGTCACAAGCCTTTGACGTCATGGTCGGCAATCTGAAACAGGTGACTGCCTCCAGGGAAGAACTGGATCGGGAGATCGTGCGGCGATCTTTTGTCGAAAGAGAACTGCGTCGGGCCTCTGCCCGGCGCAAGGAACTGGAGATGATTATCAATCACAGCCCCACGGTGGTTTTTTTGTGGCAGGCGACAACGGGCTGGCCCGTTGAGTATGTTTCGGAAAACATCCGGCAACTCGGTTTTATGGCCGAGGAGTTTCATTCGAAGAAACGACTGTTCAACTCGATCATTCATACCGACGATGTTGGCTGGGTGACCGCCGAAATAACCCGTTACCAGGAGGAAGAGAAAACCGTCGATCTCATCCAGGAATACCGCATTGTCAACGGTGAAGGGGAGGTGTGCTGGGTGGAAACGCGTTCCTGGCCCAGATTCAGCGAGACGGGGAGGATCACCCATTTTCAAAGTGTGCTGTTGGACATTACGGTCCGCAGAAAGGCCGAGGAAGCCGTGCACAAGCTGGCCTATTACGACGGCCTGACCGGTCTGCCGAACCGGATGCTGCTGCTGGACCGGCTGGAGCAGGCATTGGTCCAGGCCAAGCGGGATAAACGGCAGCTGGCCCTGCTTTTCCTGGATCTGGATGGTTTCAAAGAGGTTAATGACCTGCGTGGTCACGCCTTTGGCGATCTGCTGCTCAAGCAGGTTGGTCAGAGACTGGATGACAGCATCCGAAAAAGCGATACCATCGCCCGGTTCGGCGGAGACGAATTTGTCCTTCTCCTGCCTGGTGTTCGAGAAACCGGCGAGGTCAAGTTTGTCGCCCAGAAAATATTGGAGACCCTGAATCAGCCGTTTTCAC